The following proteins come from a genomic window of Lycium ferocissimum isolate CSIRO_LF1 chromosome 4, AGI_CSIRO_Lferr_CH_V1, whole genome shotgun sequence:
- the LOC132052737 gene encoding UDP-D-apiose/UDP-D-xylose synthase 2, whose product MAGRVDLDGNPIKPITICMIGAGGFIGSHLCEKLMSETPHKVLAVDVYNDKIKHLLEPATLTWAGRIQFHRINIKNDSRLEGLIKMADLTINLAAICTPADYNTRPLDTIYSNFIDALPVVKYCSENAKRLIHFSTCEVYGKTIGAFLPKDSPLRQDPAYYVLKEDESPCIFGPIEKQRWSYACAKQLIERLIFAEGAENGLEFTIVRPFNWIGPRMDFIPGIDGPSEGVPRVLACFSNNLLRREPLKLVDGGESQRTFIYIKDAIEAVLLMIENPARANGHTFNVGNPNNEVTVRQLAEMMTKVYSKVSGESSLETPTIDVSSKEFYGEGYDDSDKRIPDMTIINKQLGWHPKTSLWDLLESTLTYQHRTYAEAIKQAMSKTTAN is encoded by the exons ATGGCAGGAAGAGTAGATCTGGATGGAAATCCAATAAAGCCAATTACGATATGTATGATTGGTGCTGGTGGTTTTATTGGGTCACATCTATGTGAGAAATTGATGTCTGAGACACCACATAAGGTGCTAGCTGTTGATGTTTACAATGACAAAATCAAGCACTTGCTTGAACCGGCTACTCTTACATGGGCTGGTCGCATCCAGTTTCACCGTATCAATATTAAGAATGATTCTCGTCTTGAAGGCCTTATCAAGATGGCAGATCTG ACCATCAATCTTGCTGCGATCTGCACTCCAGCTGATTACAACACTCGTCCACTTGACACTATCTACAGCAACTTCATTGATGCTCTTCCAGTG GTGAAGTACTGCTCTGAAAATGCAAAGCGTCTTATTCACTTTTCCACCTGTGAAGTTTACGGGAAAACAATAGGTGCCTTTTTACCCAAAGACAGCCCATTGCGTCAG GATCCTGCTTACTATGTGCTTAAAGAAGATGAATCCCCTTGCATTTTTGGACCCATTGAGAAGCAGAGGTGGTCCTATGCCTGTGCAAAGCAATTGATTGAGAGGTTGATATTTG CTGAGGGTGCTGAGAATGGCTTAGAATTCACAATTGTAAGGCCGTTCAATTGGATTGGTCCCAGGATGGATTTCATTCCTGGCATTGATGGTCCTAGTGAGGGTGTTCCGAGGGTGTTAGCTTGCTTTAGTAAT AACCTTTTAAGACGTGAACCACTGAAACTAGTGGATGGTGGGGAATCACAGAGAACTTTCATATATATCAAGGATGCTATTGAGGCTGTTCTCTTGATGATC GAAAATCCTGCGAGGGCCAATGGCCATACTTTTAATGTGGGCAACCCTAACAATGAAGTTACTGTGCGCCAGCTAGCTGAAATGATGACCAAG GTTTATTCGAAGGTGAGTGGAGAATCTTCTCTTGAAACGCCTACCATTGATGTAAGTTCCAAAGAATTTTATGGAGAAGGGTATGATGACAGTGACAAAAGAATTCCggatatgactattatcaacAAACAGCTTG GTTGGCACCCGAAGACATCCCTATGGGACTTGCTCGAATCCACACTCACGTACCAACACAGGACGTATGCTGAGGCTATCAAGCAGGCCATGTCAAAGACAACTGCAAATTGA